AAGGCGCTTCCACTCTTAGTGTTATAAAGAAAGGTAACTTTTTCAGGAGAATCACTAAATACGATTTGAATTTGGTCTCCCGGAGAGTCAAAAGAAGCGGCGCCAGTTTGGGTCGTGTTAGAGGCATCTGGAACTGCACCATTGCTTAGGTTAATCTTATTAGGATCTCCAGCCAATCCACTTTGTGACCAACCTGTCTTTGTCGGTGTTAATGTATTTAATGTACTCCAAGGTCCATTGTGGTTTGTCGGCAAAGATGTAGTAGACTGTGCCTGCGTCTTCAGTGCGGGGGTAGCACTTAGTAAAACCAAGACTAAAAATAGCCAGATTCTGCTTGCCCTACTTTCCCCGGAAGACATTCTTCTGAGTAAATTTTTCTCCATAACGCTACTTTAAAATTGATGAACTGTTTTTTTTCTGGGTTAACTATAAAATATTGGTCAATACTTATTTATGGGTATTTTGCAATAAAGCTCTCTTATAAAAATAGTAATATTAAATAATATATTTATATTTTTTAAGAACGCTCATTTTGGGGCATTCCCATACGGGTAAAATTACAATAAAGTTTAAGATTCTAAGATATTATTTTATAAATTTTTAAGTATTAAGGCGACGGTACTGCTGCGGAGGAATAATATATAAATGGCCTAATATTTGAAGAAGCGCCCCGTAGCCTAGTTATAATGCTAAAGATGAGCCTATGGATTAAATGGAGGGATTGCGTTAAATAGGAAAATATGAAGGAAGGTTTTTGGAGGTCTAAAAAGAAGGACAATTATCAGAACATTACTTAGTCTTAATGGAATAAGGCTCTTCGGTATTTTGCAAAAATAATAGTGCTAAAGTGTCTAGGTTAAGGGCGCACAACTGGCCAAACTCTTGATTCTTATAATACACGCAACCGGCATCAAGGTTAATGGCTGGCCGCTTCCTGCTGACCGCTTGCTCAATGCTTGCTCTTGGGATAGGGAGATGCCCGTGCAGTAGTCTTCTCTCTCCTAATTTGGCCAGCGAAGGCTGCATGCGTTTGGTGTTGAGCAGTACAAAGTTATTGGTTAAGAAAGGGTTGGAAAGAGAGAAGTCCAGGCCGGCGTGCACCAACACGTAATCATCTAGCAAAGCCATAAGCGGAAGCGACCTGATAAAGGAGATATAGGCTGGGTCAATGTCTTGAAAGGAGGCTACCCCAAAATTCTGCAGGGTATTCTGCTTGTCTTCCGGCGTAAGCCAAACGGTATGCTCCCCTTTGGCTATGGCATCTAACAATAGTTGGTCATGGTTGCCGCGCAGGCAGGTAAGCCGGAAGCCTTGTTTCTGCAGGGAAAAGATATAGTCCAGCACTCCTTTGCTGTTGGGGCCTTTGTTAATATAATCGCCTAAGAGATAGAGGTGGTCCTGGGGCTGAAGCTGGATAACCTGCTCCACCATTTTTTGGAAGGTAACAAGACAACCATGAATATCAAAGATGGCATACCGGGCCATAGGGGAAAGCGTTAAGTAAAAGTCAAAAAAAGGTGTACGGTTAGGAATCAGAGCTGTTTCCAGGCATCATCTATCCAGTAAGGGTAAAATAAAAAAGGCACCTCCCGTAAAGAAGGTGCCTTTTCATTTATAGGGAAACCAAATCAGGAACCGCCATAGCCTGGCTTGTCAATGTTTGGTTTATTGGTGTTTCGGTTGGGGTGGGTGCGGGCCTCCGGAACCGGACGCTCCTGATCATCCAGGTGCTTGGCTACCAGTTCTTCCGCGCGGTCAATGGCCTCTGGTCCGCCGGTGGTTTTGGCGCCGGCTTTGTCATCGCCTCTGTTGGCGGGTCCGCCCTTTTGAGACTTAGAGTCCTGGTTGGTGTTATTGCTTTTATATGGCATGAGTTCCTCCTTTTTAAGTTAGTTCAACATATCATTTATCACTCGTCACTAGATCACGTGCCGCGGCCTTCTTCCTCGGTGCGCATGTTGTCTGCCGGATGCTCGGTGCTGTCAGCGTCTTCGTTTACGCTCACAGATGAAGGTCCGTCTGAAGAGTCTGAGCCGTAGCCTTCCTTACCATCCCGGTTCCCGAAACCGCCGCGCTGGGCTTCATTCTTGGGCGGATCTGCGCCCGGGATAATATGTCCAGCCATCATGTCTTCCATGTTGGTACTGGTATCGTCAATCACCCGTACCGGACGGTCATGTCCGTTAGGGTGCGCTTTATTGTCAGTTGCCATAGGCGTTGGGGTTAGGTTGAAAATTGTACCCTTGTTTACTGTTTTCCACGTGGAAAGGTTAAGGCCTATCCGTTGATCATCTCACCGCCATTCACGTGAATGGTCTGCCCGGTAATGTAAGAACCGTCTTCAGAGGCCAGAAACACATAGGCGGGAGCCACCTCTGAGGGTTGACCCAGGCGGCCCATGGGCTGGTCTTGCCCAAACTTACCTACTTCTTCCAGCGTGGCCGGAATCAGCGGGGTCCAGATGGGGCCGGGGGCCACGGCGTTCACGCGTATGCCTGCCTTGGCCAGGTTCTGCGAGAGTGACCGGGTAAAGGTGGTTATGGCGCCTTTAGTAGCCGAGTAATCCATTAAGTGCTCAGAACCCCGGTAAGAGGTAATGGAAGTGGTATTGATAATGCTGTCGCCTTTCTGCAAGTGGTCCAGGGCGGCCTGGGCCACAAAGAAAAAGGAGAAGATGTTGGTCCGGAACGTGTTTTCCAACTGCTGGCCAGTAATCTCGCGCAGATCCTGCTTCTCGTGCTGCTCGGCGGCGTTGTTCACTAGGATGTTGAGCCCGCCCAGTTCTTTTACGGCCTGCTTCACGCTGTCCTTGCAGAACTTCTCATCGCGCAGATCGCCGGCAATCAAGACGCATCTGCGGCCTTCTTTCTCCACCATCTTCTG
This Rufibacter radiotolerans DNA region includes the following protein-coding sequences:
- a CDS encoding metallophosphoesterase family protein, whose translation is MARYAIFDIHGCLVTFQKMVEQVIQLQPQDHLYLLGDYINKGPNSKGVLDYIFSLQKQGFRLTCLRGNHDQLLLDAIAKGEHTVWLTPEDKQNTLQNFGVASFQDIDPAYISFIRSLPLMALLDDYVLVHAGLDFSLSNPFLTNNFVLLNTKRMQPSLAKLGERRLLHGHLPIPRASIEQAVSRKRPAINLDAGCVYYKNQEFGQLCALNLDTLALLFLQNTEEPYSIKTK
- a CDS encoding SDR family oxidoreductase; the encoded protein is MATEKPKKVPDQHQDQQPGNEHEMIPVPTVIRKEYKGSEKLKGKKALITGGDSGIGRAVAVHFAREGADVAIIYLNEDKDAKDTQKMVEKEGRRCVLIAGDLRDEKFCKDSVKQAVKELGGLNILVNNAAEQHEKQDLREITGQQLENTFRTNIFSFFFVAQAALDHLQKGDSIINTTSITSYRGSEHLMDYSATKGAITTFTRSLSQNLAKAGIRVNAVAPGPIWTPLIPATLEEVGKFGQDQPMGRLGQPSEVAPAYVFLASEDGSYITGQTIHVNGGEMING